In Paracoccaceae bacterium Fryx2, a single genomic region encodes these proteins:
- a CDS encoding putative PEP-binding protein produces the protein MQKLDLLTDFTTINLTAAMTAQTHGWRAKCLQRLVRLDLPVPLTVALPAATVRAIAAGHPVDCRAILNHFGADPLVSVRPSPENPDWGGPATILNIGFNAARHARLAETHGQAAADALYLRFVQGYAIHVARLDPDMFEGMHPSSEALHDALRTFAAEMDEPFPEDPARQLSDVLRSMARAWEGTSARLLRQAKGAPAEAPLGLVVQQMAQGIGQGISGSGVIQFVDPVTGQRQVTGRYLGQSQGRDALRRTEAIFLTRDPRGPSLEELAPEVFADLLRHGNACRLRLREEMQIEFTIEDGRLSVLDAVKVTRSSRAGLRIAVSLAEDGIISRDDAVLRVEPRALSELLHPQVDPRGPRDVFAQGIAASPGAATGRIVFSSAAAQASAARGEPCVLVRRETAPEDIRGMHSAAAVLTERGGMTSHAAVIGRGLGLPCIVGASDLRLDMRDKTLRAGDGRVFREGDMITVDGTAGQALAGAADMLPPALDDAFRRLLSWADAVRDIGIRANADTPADALTARQFEAQGIGLCRTEHMFFDEDRLVVMREMIFADTSKDRAAALARLLPMQRADFVQLFDIMQGLPVCIRLFDPPLHEFLPHSREGLRELAEALDRPLSEVTRRAEALAEFNPMLGMRGVRLGIVLPEIYDMQAQAIFEATIEIARRGGSVVPEIMIPLVSARREVELVRARVDAVATMVRNRAKVAFDYKLGVMVETPRAALRAGEITQHADFLSFGTNDLTQMTYGLSRDDAGRFMNTYVQQGVFPEDPFHILDVDGVGELLLIGAARGRATRPDLTLSICGEHGGNPESIAFCRKAGFDYVSCSPYRVPLARLAAAHLALLDLESEII, from the coding sequence GTGCAGAAACTTGACCTTCTGACCGATTTCACCACCATCAACCTGACCGCAGCGATGACGGCGCAAACCCACGGCTGGCGGGCAAAATGCCTGCAGCGGCTGGTGCGGCTCGACCTGCCTGTGCCGCTGACGGTTGCGCTTCCGGCGGCAACCGTGCGCGCGATCGCGGCGGGCCATCCGGTCGATTGCCGCGCCATCCTGAACCATTTCGGGGCCGATCCGCTGGTGTCGGTGCGCCCCAGCCCGGAGAACCCCGACTGGGGCGGGCCCGCGACCATCCTCAACATCGGCTTCAACGCCGCCCGGCACGCAAGGCTGGCCGAGACCCACGGTCAGGCCGCCGCCGATGCGCTGTATCTGCGCTTCGTGCAGGGCTATGCGATCCATGTCGCGCGGCTTGACCCCGACATGTTCGAGGGGATGCACCCCTCGTCAGAGGCGCTGCACGACGCGCTGCGCACCTTCGCCGCCGAGATGGACGAGCCCTTTCCCGAAGACCCGGCGCGGCAGCTTTCCGACGTGCTGCGGTCGATGGCCCGCGCTTGGGAGGGCACCTCGGCCCGCCTGCTGCGCCAGGCCAAGGGCGCCCCGGCCGAAGCGCCGCTGGGGCTGGTGGTGCAGCAGATGGCCCAGGGCATCGGCCAGGGCATATCCGGGTCGGGCGTGATCCAGTTCGTCGATCCGGTGACCGGCCAGCGCCAGGTCACCGGGCGCTACCTCGGCCAGAGCCAGGGCCGCGACGCGCTGCGCCGCACCGAGGCGATCTTCCTGACCCGCGACCCGCGCGGCCCCTCGCTGGAGGAACTCGCGCCAGAGGTCTTTGCCGACCTGCTGCGCCACGGCAATGCCTGCCGCCTGCGTCTGCGCGAGGAAATGCAGATAGAGTTCACCATCGAGGACGGCCGCCTGTCGGTGCTGGATGCGGTCAAGGTCACGCGCTCGTCGCGCGCCGGGCTGCGCATCGCGGTGTCGCTGGCCGAGGATGGCATCATCAGCCGCGATGACGCGGTGCTGCGGGTCGAACCGCGGGCGCTGTCGGAACTGCTGCACCCGCAGGTCGATCCGCGCGGCCCGCGCGACGTGTTCGCGCAGGGCATCGCCGCCAGCCCCGGCGCTGCCACCGGGAGAATCGTGTTTTCCTCGGCGGCGGCGCAGGCGTCGGCGGCGCGGGGCGAGCCCTGCGTCCTGGTGCGCCGCGAAACCGCGCCCGAAGACATCCGCGGGATGCATTCTGCTGCGGCCGTGCTGACCGAACGCGGCGGCATGACCAGCCATGCGGCGGTGATCGGGCGCGGCCTGGGCCTGCCCTGCATCGTCGGCGCCTCGGACCTGCGGCTGGACATGCGCGACAAGACCCTGCGCGCGGGCGACGGCCGGGTATTCCGCGAGGGCGACATGATCACCGTCGACGGCACCGCCGGGCAGGCGCTGGCGGGGGCCGCCGACATGCTTCCGCCCGCGCTCGACGATGCCTTCCGCCGCCTGCTGTCCTGGGCCGATGCGGTGCGCGACATCGGCATCCGCGCCAATGCCGACACCCCCGCCGACGCCCTGACCGCCCGCCAGTTCGAGGCGCAGGGCATCGGTCTATGCCGCACCGAACACATGTTCTTCGACGAGGACCGGCTGGTAGTGATGCGCGAGATGATCTTCGCCGACACTTCGAAGGACCGGGCGGCGGCGCTGGCCCGCCTGCTGCCGATGCAGCGCGCCGATTTCGTGCAATTGTTCGATATCATGCAGGGATTGCCGGTCTGCATCCGGCTTTTCGACCCGCCTTTGCATGAATTCCTGCCCCACAGCCGCGAGGGACTGCGCGAACTGGCCGAGGCGCTGGACCGCCCGCTGTCCGAGGTGACCCGCCGCGCCGAGGCGCTGGCCGAGTTCAACCCGATGCTGGGGATGCGCGGCGTGCGGCTGGGCATCGTGCTGCCCGAGATCTACGACATGCAGGCACAGGCGATCTTCGAGGCCACGATCGAGATTGCCCGGCGCGGCGGATCGGTGGTGCCCGAGATCATGATCCCGCTGGTCTCGGCGCGGCGCGAGGTCGAACTGGTGCGCGCCCGCGTCGATGCGGTGGCGACCATGGTGCGCAACCGGGCCAAGGTGGCGTTCGACTACAAGCTGGGGGTCATGGTGGAAACCCCGCGCGCCGCGCTCCGGGCGGGCGAGATCACCCAGCACGCCGATTTCCTGTCGTTCGGGACCAACGATCTCACGCAGATGACCTACGGGCTGTCGCGCGACGATGCCGGGCGGTTCATGAACACCTATGTGCAGCAGGGCGTGTTTCCCGAAGACCCGTTCCACATTCTCGACGTGGATGGCGTGGGCGAACTGCTGCTGATCGGGGCCGCGCGCGGGCGTGCGACTCGCCCCGACCTGACGCTGTCGATCTGCGGCGAACATGGCGGAAATCCCGAATCGATTGCCTTCTGCCGCAAGGCCGGATTCGACTATGTGTCCTGTTCCCCCTACCGCGTTCCGCTGGCAAGGCTTGCGGCGGCCCATCTGGCGCTGCTGGATCTCGAATCAGAAATAATTTAG
- a CDS encoding Lrp/AsnC family transcriptional regulator, which translates to MLDDTDRRLLRHMLADPMLTTAEVAERAGVTSATAWRRLERLTAQGVIGARQAVIDWRKLGYEVEVSLRFTLDKTDPRAFDEFLAAAREVPEVTQIETFLGRVDVRLTVIARDMKQYQEVYRRRILTLPHIADIEALMLIASIKDGEGLPL; encoded by the coding sequence ATGCTCGACGATACCGACCGCCGCCTGCTGCGGCACATGCTGGCCGACCCGATGCTGACCACCGCCGAGGTGGCGGAACGCGCAGGCGTCACCAGTGCCACCGCCTGGCGGCGGCTGGAGAGGCTGACGGCGCAGGGGGTGATCGGCGCGCGGCAGGCGGTGATCGACTGGCGCAAGCTGGGCTACGAGGTCGAGGTCTCCTTGCGCTTCACGCTCGACAAGACCGACCCGCGCGCCTTCGACGAGTTCCTCGCCGCCGCCCGCGAAGTGCCCGAGGTGACGCAGATCGAGACTTTCCTGGGCCGGGTCGACGTGCGTCTGACGGTGATCGCCCGCGACATGAAGCAGTATCAGGAGGTCTACCGCCGCCGCATCCTGACCCTGCCGCACATCGCCGACATCGAGGCGCTGATGCTGATCGCCAGCATCAAGGACGGCGAGGGGTTGCCGCTGTGA
- a CDS encoding alpha/beta hydrolase: MQDPTQHITPQGRRIAFHATPGRGPGVVFLGGFRSDMTGTKAQALQAWAEARGRAFLRFDYSGHGASGGDFLDGCIGDWFEDALAIFDALTTGPQVLVGSSMGGWIALLLARERAERIAGLVGIAAAPDFTEDSMWAGFTPDQRAALLRDGQVALPSDYSDGPYIITRHLIEDGQRRLVLRAPLHLPFPVRLLQGTADVDVPPAVALRLLDRATGPDTHLTLVKGADHRFSTPDCLALLTATLDDLPGGTDAALR; encoded by the coding sequence ATGCAAGACCCGACCCAACACATCACGCCGCAGGGCCGCCGCATCGCCTTTCATGCCACGCCGGGGCGCGGGCCGGGGGTGGTGTTTCTGGGCGGCTTCCGGTCGGACATGACCGGGACCAAGGCGCAGGCGTTGCAAGCCTGGGCCGAGGCGCGGGGGCGGGCGTTCCTGCGGTTCGACTATTCCGGCCATGGTGCGTCGGGCGGTGACTTTCTCGATGGCTGTATCGGTGACTGGTTCGAGGATGCGCTGGCGATCTTTGACGCGCTGACCACGGGGCCGCAGGTGCTGGTCGGGTCGTCGATGGGCGGGTGGATCGCGCTGCTGCTGGCGCGGGAGAGGGCCGAGCGGATCGCCGGTCTGGTCGGCATCGCCGCAGCACCCGACTTCACCGAAGACAGCATGTGGGCCGGGTTCACGCCCGATCAGCGGGCGGCGCTGCTGCGTGACGGACAGGTGGCGCTGCCGTCCGATTATTCCGACGGCCCCTACATCATCACCCGCCACCTGATCGAGGACGGCCAGCGTCGGCTGGTGCTGCGCGCGCCCCTGCACCTGCCGTTTCCGGTTCGGCTGTTGCAGGGCACGGCGGATGTGGACGTGCCGCCTGCCGTGGCGCTGCGGCTGCTGGATCGCGCGACCGGGCCGGATACCCACCTGACGCTGGTCAAGGGGGCGGACCACCGCTTTTCCACCCCGGACTGTCTCGCGCTGCTGACCGCGACGCTGGACGACCTGCCGGGGGGAACCGATGCGGCGCTTCGGTAG
- a CDS encoding cell wall hydrolase has product MRLRQTWTGSLSALLILSGAAFADVTVSQSNDPSASLGGRLSSLLGVERTVLGQVAPQRLAALADGVAAPVKKRVPAGNQPGPTLIRYDEGFLAQQPVAKGDDQWQCLAKALYFEARGESVKGQFAVAEVILNRADSPAYPRTICGVVHQGGGGGCQFSFTCDSYSDRIREMAAYVEAGKIARLMLDGAPRALTMGATHFHTTAVRPRWARSFPRTAAIGAHLFYRQPSGS; this is encoded by the coding sequence ATGCGCTTGCGACAGACCTGGACAGGCAGCCTTTCTGCGCTGCTGATCCTGAGCGGAGCGGCCTTCGCCGATGTGACGGTGAGCCAGTCCAACGACCCTTCAGCCTCGCTCGGGGGGCGGCTGTCGTCTCTGCTCGGGGTGGAACGAACCGTCCTGGGACAGGTGGCGCCGCAGCGCCTGGCGGCCTTGGCAGATGGGGTCGCGGCCCCGGTGAAGAAGCGTGTTCCGGCCGGCAATCAGCCCGGCCCGACGCTGATCCGCTATGACGAGGGTTTCCTGGCACAGCAGCCGGTCGCCAAGGGTGACGACCAGTGGCAATGCCTGGCCAAGGCCCTGTATTTCGAGGCGCGTGGCGAATCCGTCAAGGGCCAGTTCGCGGTGGCAGAGGTGATCCTGAACCGCGCCGACAGCCCCGCCTACCCGCGCACGATCTGCGGCGTGGTGCATCAGGGCGGCGGCGGCGGTTGCCAGTTCTCGTTCACCTGCGACAGCTATTCCGACCGCATCCGCGAAATGGCGGCCTATGTCGAGGCGGGCAAGATCGCGCGGCTGATGCTGGACGGCGCGCCGCGGGCGCTGACCATGGGGGCCACCCATTTCCACACCACGGCCGTACGTCCGCGCTGGGCACGGAGCTTCCCGCGCACCGCCGCCATCGGCGCGCACCTGTTCTACCGCCAGCCCTCCGGCTCCTGA
- a CDS encoding aminotransferase class V-fold PLP-dependent enzyme has translation MPGLRPDIDPDGLQEFSVVFTDRSLNHMSAKFQGVMRDISEMLREVYGAAAVALVPGGGSYAMEAVARQFGAGRQVLIVRNGWFSNRWSQIFEAGGFVAGTTVVMARASGNGAQAAFAPPPIDEVVAKILEVRPDVVFAPHVETSAGLILPDDYIAAMAAAAHEVGALLVLDCIASGCVWVDMQATGVDVLISAPQKGWSASPSAGMVMLSARAEARLAETASDSFALDLKKWRSIMAAYEAGGHAYHATMPTDALLGLRDAMAETRALGLAEMKAAQWALGRAVRAMLAEKGVVSVAAEGFGAPGVVVSFTDDPEVQNGKKFLAEGLQIAAGVPLQVGEGAAFRTFRLGLFGLDKLVDVPGTVARLQAAVDRVL, from the coding sequence ATGCCCGGCTTGCGCCCCGATATCGACCCCGATGGCTTGCAGGAATTTTCGGTGGTGTTCACCGACCGCTCGCTGAACCACATGTCCGCGAAGTTCCAGGGGGTGATGCGTGACATTTCGGAGATGCTGCGCGAGGTTTACGGTGCCGCCGCGGTGGCGCTGGTGCCGGGCGGCGGGTCTTACGCCATGGAAGCGGTGGCGCGGCAGTTCGGTGCCGGGCGGCAGGTTCTGATCGTGCGCAACGGCTGGTTTTCCAATCGCTGGAGCCAGATCTTCGAGGCGGGGGGCTTTGTTGCCGGGACCACGGTGGTGATGGCGCGGGCTTCGGGCAACGGGGCGCAAGCCGCCTTTGCCCCGCCGCCGATCGACGAGGTGGTGGCGAAGATTCTGGAGGTGCGCCCGGATGTGGTGTTCGCCCCGCATGTCGAAACCTCGGCCGGGCTGATCCTGCCCGACGACTATATTGCGGCGATGGCGGCGGCGGCGCACGAGGTGGGGGCGCTGCTGGTGCTGGATTGCATCGCGTCGGGCTGTGTCTGGGTCGACATGCAGGCGACGGGGGTGGATGTGCTGATCTCGGCGCCGCAGAAGGGCTGGTCGGCGTCGCCTTCCGCCGGGATGGTGATGCTGTCGGCGCGGGCCGAGGCGCGGCTGGCGGAAACGGCGTCGGACAGTTTCGCGCTGGACCTGAAGAAGTGGCGCAGCATCATGGCGGCCTACGAGGCGGGGGGGCACGCCTATCACGCGACGATGCCGACCGATGCGCTGCTGGGTTTGCGCGATGCGATGGCCGAGACCCGCGCGCTGGGCCTTGCCGAGATGAAGGCGGCGCAGTGGGCGCTGGGGCGCGCGGTGCGGGCGATGCTGGCGGAAAAGGGTGTCGTTTCTGTCGCGGCGGAAGGGTTCGGCGCGCCGGGGGTGGTGGTGTCGTTCACCGATGACCCCGAGGTGCAGAACGGCAAGAAGTTCCTGGCCGAGGGCCTGCAGATCGCGGCGGGCGTGCCGTTGCAGGTGGGCGAGGGGGCGGCGTTCCGCACCTTCCGGCTGGGCCTGTTCGGGCTGGACAAGCTGGTTGACGTGCCGGGCACCGTGGCGCGGTTGCAGGCGGCGGTGGACCGGGTGCTGTAA
- a CDS encoding Lrp/AsnC family transcriptional regulator: MIDLDDTDRALLRALAQDGTLSAGALGRRFGLSQPATWRRVRRLEEAGVLAGRRLVVDRAALGFGVTVFLGVKLATKGRVSLEDFERAVSAIPEVQVVQHVLGLFDYRLRVVARDIADFERVLRRRIMTLPGVGQVEANVLLTEERRPGPLG, translated from the coding sequence GTGATCGACCTGGACGACACCGACCGTGCGCTGCTGCGCGCACTGGCGCAGGACGGCACGCTGTCGGCCGGGGCACTGGGCCGCCGCTTCGGGCTGAGCCAGCCCGCCACCTGGCGCCGGGTGCGGCGGCTGGAGGAGGCCGGGGTGCTGGCCGGGCGGCGGCTGGTGGTGGACCGGGCGGCACTGGGTTTCGGCGTGACGGTGTTTCTGGGGGTCAAACTGGCGACCAAGGGGCGGGTCAGCCTCGAGGATTTCGAACGCGCGGTGTCGGCAATCCCGGAGGTGCAGGTGGTGCAGCATGTGCTGGGACTGTTCGACTATCGCCTGCGGGTGGTGGCCCGCGACATCGCGGATTTCGAGCGCGTGCTGCGGCGGAGGATCATGACGCTGCCGGGCGTGGGGCAGGTGGAGGCCAATGTGCTGCTGACGGAAGAGCGGCGGCCCGGGCCGCTGGGGTAG
- a CDS encoding cold-shock protein, translating into MPTGTVKWFNSTKGYGFIAPDDGGKDVFVHISAVERAGLRALNDNQKIGYELQSGRDGKQSAGDLRIL; encoded by the coding sequence ATGCCGACGGGCACCGTGAAATGGTTCAACAGCACCAAGGGCTATGGCTTCATTGCGCCCGATGACGGCGGCAAGGACGTTTTCGTGCATATTTCGGCGGTAGAGCGGGCAGGCCTCAGGGCGCTGAACGACAATCAGAAGATCGGCTACGAACTTCAGTCGGGCCGCGACGGCAAGCAGTCGGCCGGCGACCTTCGCATTCTCTGA
- a CDS encoding DUF2177 family protein — protein MTLLILYLATAVIFLALDAVMLTLFMKPLFTSHLGDAMLESPRMAAAALFYLAYVAGLIWLISLPALRAGLPIQALIGGAVLGAMAYGTYEFTSYAIMKDWHPTMVAADVTWGAVLTGFSAWAGVMVTRALTT, from the coding sequence ATGACCCTTCTGATCCTGTACCTTGCCACCGCCGTGATCTTCCTTGCGCTGGACGCGGTGATGCTGACGCTGTTCATGAAGCCGCTGTTCACCAGCCACCTTGGGGACGCGATGCTGGAAAGCCCGCGCATGGCGGCGGCGGCGCTGTTCTATCTGGCCTATGTGGCGGGGCTGATCTGGCTGATCTCGCTGCCCGCACTGCGGGCGGGCCTGCCCATTCAGGCGTTGATCGGCGGGGCGGTGCTGGGGGCGATGGCCTACGGCACTTACGAGTTCACCAGCTATGCGATCATGAAGGACTGGCATCCGACCATGGTGGCGGCGGATGTGACCTGGGGTGCCGTGCTGACCGGGTTTTCCGCCTGGGCTGGCGTGATGGTCACCCGCGCGCTGACAACCTGA
- the ilvC gene encoding ketol-acid reductoisomerase, with amino-acid sequence MRVYYDRDCDINLIKDKKVAILGYGSQGHAHALNLRDSGAKNLVVALREGSASAKKAEGEGLKVMGIAEAAAWADLIMFTMPDELQAETYKKYVHDNIREGAAIAFAHGLNIHFGLIEPKAGVDVIMMAPKGPGHTVRGEYVKGGGVPCLVAVDKDATGRAMEIGLSYCSAIGGGRSGIIETNFRQECETDLFGEQAVLCGGLVELIRMGFETLVEAGYEPEMAYFECLHEVKLIVDLIYEGGIANMNYSISNTAEYGEYVSGPRILPYAETKARMKAVLTDIQTGKFVRDFMQENAVGQPFFKATRRINDEHQIEQVGEKLRAMMPWISKGKMVDRSRN; translated from the coding sequence ATGCGCGTGTATTATGACCGTGACTGCGACATCAACCTGATCAAGGACAAGAAGGTTGCCATCCTCGGCTATGGCAGCCAGGGCCACGCCCACGCGCTGAACCTGCGCGATTCCGGCGCCAAGAACCTTGTCGTCGCGCTGCGCGAGGGCTCGGCCTCGGCCAAAAAAGCCGAAGGCGAGGGCCTGAAGGTGATGGGCATCGCCGAGGCCGCCGCCTGGGCCGATCTGATCATGTTCACCATGCCCGACGAACTTCAGGCCGAAACCTACAAGAAATACGTCCATGACAACATCCGCGAAGGTGCCGCCATCGCTTTTGCGCACGGGTTGAACATCCACTTCGGCCTGATCGAGCCGAAGGCCGGCGTCGATGTCATCATGATGGCCCCCAAGGGCCCCGGCCACACCGTGCGCGGCGAATATGTCAAGGGCGGCGGCGTGCCCTGCCTTGTGGCCGTTGACAAGGACGCCACGGGCCGCGCGATGGAAATCGGCCTGTCCTATTGCTCGGCCATCGGCGGTGGCCGTTCCGGGATCATCGAGACCAACTTCCGCCAGGAATGCGAAACCGACCTGTTCGGCGAACAGGCCGTGCTCTGCGGCGGTCTGGTCGAACTGATCCGCATGGGGTTCGAGACGCTGGTCGAGGCGGGTTACGAGCCGGAGATGGCCTATTTCGAATGCCTGCACGAGGTGAAGCTGATCGTCGACCTGATCTATGAAGGCGGCATCGCCAACATGAACTACTCGATCAGCAACACCGCCGAATACGGCGAATACGTCAGCGGCCCGCGCATCCTGCCCTATGCCGAAACCAAGGCGCGGATGAAAGCCGTGCTGACCGACATCCAGACCGGCAAGTTCGTCCGCGACTTCATGCAGGAAAACGCCGTGGGCCAGCCGTTCTTCAAGGCGACCCGCCGGATCAACGACGAACACCAGATCGAACAGGTCGGAGAAAAGCTGCGCGCCATGATGCCGTGGATCTCCAAGGGCAAGATGGTCGATCGTTCGCGCAACTGA
- a CDS encoding ArsC/Spx/MgsR family protein, producing the protein MILYGISTCDTCKKALKALQAAGRDVTFRDIRAQPLSAAEIEELVGEFGDRIINKSSTTWRGLSDWLKASEADEQLKQQPTLMKRPVIRDGDKLLLGWDEAVQAALLP; encoded by the coding sequence ATGATCCTATACGGCATTTCCACCTGCGACACCTGCAAGAAGGCGCTGAAGGCGCTTCAGGCGGCGGGGCGCGACGTGACCTTCCGCGACATCCGGGCCCAGCCGCTGAGTGCCGCCGAGATCGAGGAACTGGTCGGGGAATTCGGTGACCGGATCATCAACAAGTCATCGACCACCTGGCGCGGCCTCAGCGACTGGCTGAAGGCTTCCGAGGCGGACGAGCAGTTGAAGCAGCAGCCGACCCTGATGAAGCGGCCGGTGATCCGGGATGGCGACAAGCTGCTGCTGGGGTGGGACGAGGCGGTTCAGGCTGCCCTTCTGCCCTGA
- the thrS gene encoding threonine--tRNA ligase has translation MAQISLTFPDGNRRDYAAGVTPAEVAAGISTSLGKKAISAQVDGAHHDLQWPILTDATIAINTMADDGPALELIRHDFAHVMARAVQELWPEVKVTIGPVIKDGWYYDFDRAEPFTPEDLGAIEARMKQIVNLRDPVKTEVWDRADAIAFYEARGETYKVELVQAIAEDQKIRMYWHGHWQDLCRGPHFQHTGQLPADAFKLMSVAGAYWRGDSSRPMLQRIYGVAFRNRDDLKAHLTMLEEAAKRDHRRLGREMDLFHLQEEAPGMVFWHPNGWLIYRTLEDYMRRRQIAAGYKEIRTPQVVDRVLWERSGHWEAYRENMFIVEVDEEGAKEKRINALKPMNCPCHVQVYNQGLKSYRDLPLRLAEFGSCHRYESSGSMHGLMRVRGFTQDDAHIFCTAEQIEAECASFIGLLSSVYHDLGFESFDIKLSTRPEVRIGSDEDWDAVETALENAIRKVGRDYVIDPGEGAFYGPKLDFKLTDAIGRQWQCGTFQVDPNLPSRLGAEYIGDDGAKHRPYMLHRAILGSFERFIGILIENYAGKLPFWLAPRQVVVASIVSDADPFVNEIVASLRAVGVRAEADVRNEKINYKVREHSVGKVPVILAIGMKEVEDRTVSVRRLGENQTSTQTLAQIVESLRLEALAPDLR, from the coding sequence ATGGCCCAGATTTCCCTCACCTTTCCCGATGGCAACCGACGCGACTATGCGGCGGGCGTGACCCCCGCCGAAGTGGCGGCGGGCATCTCGACCAGCCTCGGGAAGAAGGCCATTTCGGCGCAGGTCGATGGCGCGCACCACGATCTGCAATGGCCGATCCTGACGGATGCGACCATCGCCATCAACACCATGGCCGACGACGGCCCGGCGCTGGAACTGATCCGCCACGATTTCGCGCATGTCATGGCGCGCGCGGTGCAGGAGCTTTGGCCAGAGGTCAAGGTGACCATCGGCCCGGTGATCAAGGACGGCTGGTATTACGATTTCGACCGGGCGGAGCCCTTCACGCCCGAAGATCTGGGTGCCATCGAGGCCCGGATGAAGCAGATCGTCAACCTGCGCGACCCGGTCAAGACCGAGGTGTGGGACCGGGCCGACGCCATCGCCTTCTACGAGGCGCGGGGCGAGACCTACAAGGTCGAACTGGTGCAGGCGATTGCCGAAGACCAGAAGATCCGCATGTACTGGCACGGGCATTGGCAAGACCTGTGCCGCGGCCCGCATTTCCAGCACACCGGCCAACTGCCCGCCGACGCCTTCAAGCTGATGTCGGTGGCCGGGGCCTACTGGCGCGGCGACAGCAGCCGCCCGATGCTGCAACGCATCTACGGCGTGGCCTTCCGCAACCGGGACGACTTGAAAGCCCACCTGACCATGCTGGAGGAGGCCGCCAAGCGCGACCACCGACGCCTTGGCCGCGAGATGGACCTGTTCCACCTGCAGGAAGAGGCGCCGGGCATGGTGTTCTGGCACCCCAACGGCTGGCTGATCTACCGCACGCTGGAAGACTACATGCGCCGCCGCCAGATCGCCGCGGGCTACAAGGAAATCCGCACGCCGCAGGTGGTGGACCGCGTGCTCTGGGAACGTTCGGGCCACTGGGAGGCCTACCGCGAGAACATGTTCATCGTCGAGGTCGACGAAGAAGGCGCCAAGGAAAAGCGTATCAACGCGCTGAAGCCGATGAACTGCCCCTGCCATGTGCAGGTCTATAATCAGGGCCTGAAATCCTATCGCGACCTGCCGCTGCGGCTGGCCGAGTTCGGGTCATGCCACCGCTACGAATCCTCGGGCTCGATGCACGGGCTGATGCGGGTGCGCGGCTTCACACAAGACGATGCGCACATCTTCTGCACCGCCGAGCAGATCGAGGCGGAATGTGCCAGCTTCATCGGGCTGTTGTCTTCGGTCTACCACGACCTCGGGTTCGAGAGCTTCGACATCAAGCTGTCTACCCGCCCCGAGGTCCGCATCGGCTCCGACGAAGACTGGGACGCGGTCGAAACCGCGCTCGAAAACGCGATCAGGAAGGTCGGCCGCGACTACGTGATCGACCCCGGCGAGGGTGCCTTCTACGGCCCGAAGCTGGATTTCAAGCTGACCGACGCCATCGGGCGGCAATGGCAGTGCGGCACCTTCCAGGTCGACCCCAACCTGCCGTCGCGGCTGGGGGCGGAATACATCGGGGACGATGGCGCCAAGCACCGCCCCTACATGCTGCACCGCGCCATTCTGGGCTCTTTCGAGCGGTTCATCGGCATCCTGATCGAGAACTATGCGGGCAAGCTGCCCTTCTGGCTGGCGCCGCGTCAGGTGGTGGTGGCCTCGATCGTGTCGGATGCCGACCCCTTCGTGAACGAGATCGTGGCGTCCCTGCGCGCCGTGGGGGTGCGGGCCGAGGCCGACGTGCGCAACGAGAAGATCAACTACAAGGTGCGCGAACATTCGGTCGGCAAGGTGCCGGTGATCCTTGCCATCGGAATGAAAGAGGTCGAGGACCGCACGGTTTCGGTCCGCCGTCTGGGCGAAAACCAGACCAGCACGCAGACCCTGGCGCAGATTGTCGAATCGCTGCGGCTGGAGGCGCTGGCACCCGACCTGCGCTGA